CAAAAAAAGATGATTTAAAAGAGCTGTTTTTTCTTAGAGGTTTTTTGACTTGTCCTGTTTGCGATCGAAAACTCAGTGGAAGTATTGCACAAGGAAGCTCAAAAAAATACCCATATTATCATTGTCATGATCGCTGTAGAACAAGGATAAACGCAATTTTACTGAATGATTGCTATCAAAATAAGCTTCAGCAATTAATACTGTCAAATAATACAATTGACTTATTTAAATGTATTTTACAAGACCAGAATATAAAGACACTGAAAGCAAGTTATTTGTACAATCAAAATTTAATTGAGAGAAAAATAAAAGAAGAGGGGCAAGTTCTTTCTAGAGGCAGAAAGTTGTTTTTAGCAGGAGTATTAAAAATTGATGACTACAATGAATTAAAAAAAGAGAATCAAGTTAACATTAGGCATCTTAAGAAGGAAGCGCGTGATATTTTTCTTAAATTAAAAGCTATTGATAAAAAGGATCAAATAGAAGATAAAGAAATAGTCGAAGTTTTTCGAAAATTTTCCGAGTTTGACACCTCAGATAAAAAAAGTCTTGTGAGTCTTATTCCACCAGTTGATATTGATTATAAAACAGGAGATCTTTCTTTGGACTTGAATCAAGCATTTTTAAAAATATTATCAAAAAAAAGTAACCGAAAAACTAATAAGAAAAATGAATTTTATTGATAAGAATGTTTCAGTTGAACAAGCGATTATTCTTTTAGCTAAGAATGGAGTTCAGGTAAATGAGAAAGAAGCTAAAATTATATTAGAATTACTATATTTAGTATCAAAAAGTTACAATAAGCCAAAAGAGGAAAAAATACTAGAACCTTAATGGGATTTCAAACTACGCTTCAATACCGATGAAATCTCTGATAGAGCACTTTTAGACTGTCTGTTTCAGGTGGACTAGGGATTTCACATCAAAAAATTCAAACTATAAAATGTCAGGCTGTAAAAGCTTGATAGAGAGATTTTTATGTGTAAAAAAAGAGAGACAACTATCAAATAGTTGTCTCCTTAAGTGACCTCGACAGGATTCAAACCTGTAACCTTCTGAGCCGTAATCAGATGCGCTATTCAGTTGCGCCACGAGGCCGTTTGTTATCTTGTTGTTTAACGGTTGCAAATATACCACTTTTTTCCGTTCTTTGAAAGATGAAACAGAAAATTTTACTTTTATTTACGGCATTTTCGCTAATTGCCTGTAAAAGAGAATCAAAAATTTCGTCCTCAGACTGGACGACTCTCTCAAATCGTACCCAATACAAGGAACAGTACGGAAATCTGGAGCTTAAATCGGGGAATTTTACCTATAATTTTAAGCAAAATCAGACGCCTTTCAAGAAAATCATCCTTCTTAATGCCAGTATGGCGGGGTATATTTCAGAGATTGGAGCTGAAAATTTAATCATTGGGGTATCAAGTCCGGAGTACATTTATTCAGAAAAGATCCAGAATCTGATTAAAGAAGGAAAAATTCAGAATGTAGGAAGCGACCAGAAGTATGATGTGGAGAAAATTATTTCCATAAAACCGGATGCTATTTTTACTAATTATATTGCAAGTTTTGATAACGCTTATCAGTTATTGAAGAACAATGGAATTCAGGTTATATTCCTTGATGAATATATGGAGCAGCAGCCATTGCAAAAAACCGCTTACATTAAACTGTTCGGAGAGCTTTTTGGAAAGGAGAAAGAAGCCGAAGCTAAGTATCAGGAAGTGGAAAAAAACTATAATGACCTGAAACAATTGGCGTTAAAAGCAAAAGAAAAGCCTGTTGTTTTAGCCAATGAAATGTATGGCGATGTTTGGTATCTGCCGGGTGGAAATACTTCAGTAGCTCATTATATTGCCGATGCTAATGCAACTTATATTATGAAAGATAATAAGGATGAAAAAGCGCTGACGATGAGTTTTGAAGAAGTGTATGCTAAAACAAATGGCGTTCAATACTGGGTAAATGCAGGAAATCACACTTCAAAAAAGGAAATGTTGAAAATGAATCCTTTTTATGGAAAACTGGAGGTGTTCAATAAAGGAAAGCTGTATACAATGGCAGGAAAAGAGAGAGAGAAAGCCAATGATTTCTTTGAAAGCGGTGTGGTAAGAGCAGATATAATCCTTAAAGATTATATTAAAATCTTCCATCCTGAACTTTTACCGGATTATCAGCTTACTTATATGAAAGAATTGCAGTAACTCGGACTATTTGCTTATTTTTGCCTTTCCTTTTTATAAAGTTATGTGGAAAAGAATTAAACAATTTATTTTCATCGTTCTTGTATTGAACGTAGTTTTCATCATCTGGGGAAGATTTTTTAATCCACCCATTACCTTTACCCAGATAGGAGGCCTTTTTGAGTACGGAAAATTACACAGAGACTATATTTCCTATGATGAAATGGGAAGTAATGTAAAAAAAGCAGTGATTGCTTCAGAAGACCAGAAATTCTTTGACCATAACGGTTTTGATTATACCGCCATTGAAAAAGCAATGAAGTATAACGAAAAA
This Chryseobacterium sp. G0162 DNA region includes the following protein-coding sequences:
- a CDS encoding ABC transporter substrate-binding protein, which encodes MKQKILLLFTAFSLIACKRESKISSSDWTTLSNRTQYKEQYGNLELKSGNFTYNFKQNQTPFKKIILLNASMAGYISEIGAENLIIGVSSPEYIYSEKIQNLIKEGKIQNVGSDQKYDVEKIISIKPDAIFTNYIASFDNAYQLLKNNGIQVIFLDEYMEQQPLQKTAYIKLFGELFGKEKEAEAKYQEVEKNYNDLKQLALKAKEKPVVLANEMYGDVWYLPGGNTSVAHYIADANATYIMKDNKDEKALTMSFEEVYAKTNGVQYWVNAGNHTSKKEMLKMNPFYGKLEVFNKGKLYTMAGKEREKANDFFESGVVRADIILKDYIKIFHPELLPDYQLTYMKELQ